The following are from one region of the Nicotiana tomentosiformis chromosome 7, ASM39032v3, whole genome shotgun sequence genome:
- the LOC117281596 gene encoding uncharacterized mitochondrial protein AtMg00810-like produces the protein MPLVLGILDHNLYKFILLPIASSTCATSSVIPTSFVSSPIMHDVFVFPSEISANVTSAGSDKRHPNTYSQAASSSKWQYAMKKEFEALEANGTWDIIEIPLGYGESFVILVVYVDDIIITGTDLAEVSAVKAFFHDQFKIKDLGNLNYFLGIEVMHTEFGVLLHQKKFIHDLLKEFHCSDCSSVVFPLEMHEKLKATEGVMLPNPESYRCLIGKLNFLTHTRPDISFAVQHLSQLMQQPCLPHMQAVVHLLRYLKGTSDFDIFLNDSPGFSLSVYCDSDWGAYPDSMKPLSGFCILLGESLVGWKSNKQFVVSLSSVEAKYRSMSKATAEIT, from the exons ATGCCTCTGGTTCTTGGTATACTAGATCACAATCTCTACAAGTTCATTCTGCTCCCCATTGCTTCTTCTACATGTGCTACTTCTTCTGTCATTCCCACTTCTTTTGTTTCTTCTCCTATTATGCATGATGTCTTTGTCTTTCCTTCTGAGATTAGTGCAAATGTAACTAGTGCTGGTTCTGATAAGAGACAT CCTAACACTTACTCACAAGCAGCATCCAGTTCTAAGTGGCAGTATGCCATGAAAAAGGAATTTGAGGCCTTAGAGGCTAATGGCACTTGGGACATTATTGAGATACCCTTAG GTTATGGAGAGTCTTTTGTCATTTTGgtggtgtatgtggatgacataatCATCACTGGGACTGATCTAGCTGAAGTGTCTGCTGTGAAAGCCTTTTTCCATGACCAGTTTAAAATTAAGGATTTAGGCAACCTCAATTACTTCTTGGGGATTGAAGTGATGCATACTGAATTTGGGGTCTTACTTCATCAAAAGAAATTTATTCATGATCTTCTCAAGGAGTTCCATTGTTCTGATTGTTCATCTGTGGTGTTCCCTCTTGAAATGCATGAAAAACTAAAGGCCACTGAAGGTGTTATGTTGCCTAACCCTGAGAGTTATAGATGTTTGATTGGGAAGCTGAATTTTCTCACTCACACCAGGCCTGACATCTCCTTTGCAGTGCAACACTTAAGCCAGCTCATGCAGCAACCCTGCCTTCCTCACATGCAAGCAGTTGTGCACTTGCTTAGATACCTTAAAGGTACCTCTGATTTTGATATATTTCTAAATGATTCTCCTGGTTTCTCTTTGAGTGTTTACTGTGACAGTGATTGGGGGGCCTATCCAGATAGCATGAAGCCTCTGTCTGGGTTTTGTATCTTGTTGGGAGAAAGTTTAGTGGGTTGGAAATCAAATAAACAGTTTGTAGTTTCTTTATCCTCTGTAGAGGCTAAGTACAGGTCGATGAGCAAAGCTACTGCTGAAATTACATAG